Below is a window of Streptomyces genisteinicus DNA.
CGCCCGCGGTCCGTTACGCCCGGCCCATGGCCCGGGTGAGCGCGATCTCGATGACGATGCGGTCCGGGTTCGGCCTCGGGTCGCGGCCGTAGCGCTCCTTGTAGCGGGCCTCGGCGTCCGCGACCGCCTCCGCGTCCCCGCGGACCGTCGCCACGCCCTCCAGCGTCGCCCAGCGGCGCCCGTCCACCTGGCAGACCGCCACCCTCGCGCCCTGCGGCCCCGCGGCCGCCACGTTGCGCGCCTTGCGGGTGTGCCGTCCGGTGATCACCCGCGCGACGCCGTTCACGGGGTCGTACGTGGCGCCGACCGCCACGA
It encodes the following:
- a CDS encoding pyridoxamine 5'-phosphate oxidase family protein encodes the protein MAIDPREPGESYLSFWRERHICTLTTPRPDGSPHVVAVGATYDPVNGVARVITGRHTRKARNVAAAGPQGARVAVCQVDGRRWATLEGVATVRGDAEAVADAEARYKERYGRDPRPNPDRIVIEIALTRAMGRA